The following is a genomic window from Daphnia magna isolate NIES linkage group LG4, ASM2063170v1.1, whole genome shotgun sequence.
ggGAAGGGTAGCCTACTGAATGATTCGACAACGGAAGTAGGCGAATTGTCAGTCATGGCAGACATCAATTGAACAGTGTAGCGCCACTGCGTTTGTTTAAGGAAAATGTACAACGAAAATTACAGTGGGTAACGAAACTGAAACCTATTAGTAGGTGTAGGCGTGATTGGggtcaatgtttttttttttttcagcactTCATTTGCTCCCACTTTtacataaaaattaaatctcCATTCTATGAAAGCACACCAGCTATTGTTTAAATAAGGATAATCATGATTTATTGATCTTCCACTTAATTAATCGGTATTTAAAGTTATCCGATTTCGTCTGCCACATGTGTTcctaaataaatgaaaatttacttACATTAGAATTTTTCATAACCATTTATATGAAGGCATagtataaaattttaatagaAATTTTGCTACAGCGTCTTACATGCAACGTAAATTCGTAAATTGTAAttttaaatcaatttcttGGCCTTTTTGTTACTTTTTGGCGTTTTCGCACTTGACTAAAACAACTGTTTAGAAACACTCCGTGTCACATCATCAGCAAAAGCAAGATGTTGAAACCTTGGAAGCAATTGTTTGGGAAAAACTAGCCCCGAATATGTTATGACACACTAAATATGTGCTTTGATATCTTACTGTAAACCttgtaaaaaattattgtGTCATAGTTTTAAATAGTGACGGCTGTATTATCCCTACGTACGTCATAACGCTGAAGGAAAAATGGATGAGCAGAAGTCCGGGGCAGCTGTTAATGGTGCCAAGGGCTCTGCGGGTTCTCGGCAAAATGATCCGGAAGCAAAGGTTAACAAAACGCTACTTCTAAAGATGCAGATTGAAGAGAACAGGTATTCATTTTTCATAGTAGCAAAGTTGGCCATCATCTTTAGCTTGTGTCTCCAATAGGATGCGAATGCagcaaagagaaaaagaaatttctaaTAGCAAGAAAAATTTAGAACAGCTTTTTACTCAGCTAGACCGTTCCTGTTCTGGTGTGTCACTCAATTTGTCAACAGATGTTGAAGATGTGAGAGACTCAAAAATTGCTTCTTTGGAATCATCACTGTCTGCTctgaaaagtgaaaaaagagAATTGGATTTACGCTTACTTAGTCTGGAGACCATTCAAGGTAGGGGTCTGAATACACTTTATAAAACTTTATGTGTTTTTAAGCATATGCATAATTTTCACATTTTAGAGGCAAAAGAAAACCTTGAACTGGAAATGAGTGAATTGCGAGCAAGTCATGATCATAtttcaatagaaaataacattCTACAAGCTAAAGTGCAGAATTTTCATGCATTGGAAGGTACCACTAATTATTTACTTGACCAATTAGAAACCTGAATATATTTCCGCATTGTCTTAGATGAAAATGATGAGCTGAAACTTACGTTGGATCGTTTGGCATATGAAAACTCTGGTTTAAAAGAGGGTAAGctagattttgataaaatataaaaatccGTCGTTATATACGTATTCAACCCCAGATCTGGAAGCCAGAGACGGTACCATAAGCTCGCTCGAAGCCAAACTTTCGAGGCTCAATCATGATTTAGAAGAAATCAATTCACAGATTACTTCAATGGTCCCATACACCTTAATTGAAGATCTCCAGCAGCAAATAAACCAACTCGCAAACGAGAGAGACATTTTGAAATCCGGTATCTCAATTTAGTCTGATTCagttattgtttttgtttttctactcAGTAAAACATTTGTGCACGCAGATTGTGAAGCTCTCCAGTCGAAACTGAACGAACGAATGGTAGCTGCATTTGTGGCAAGTGCTCCTGAAGTTCCAGAAGTACCCGAAGTTAAAGTTTCCAGTTTGGGGGCTAAGAAAAAACCGCGAGGAAGGCGTAGCAAAGGGGATAATCAGCCTGCCGCTGATGAATCTAAAAGTGAGGATACTTCCTTGGCCGTTCTGGAATCCCAAATCGCCTTGCTAACAGCACAGCGTGACACGCTGGAAGGGGAGAACACCACGTTGAAAActagcattttaaatttagAGAATAAATTGGGTGAAGCTGACACAGAGAGGCGCACACTTCAACAGCGTGTCGAACTTCTTATGGCAGAACTGAGTGCTGAAACCAGTGGTAAATCTTTGCATGTAAGACATCCTAAAATGCTTACACTCATAATCACGTCTTAACTTATGTGCTAGGTTACAACAATAATGATGTCGCCAACTTGCAAATGCTTCTGCAAGAAAAGGAGGCGGAATACGCCACGTTGTCCACTAAAGTCCAATCCCTTCAGACCGAAGCTGAATTTCTTGAGTCagaaaagagggaaatggCTGAGAGGCTAGAAAAGGCTGACGGAGAATTGTTTCAGCTTCGAACCCAGTATCGCGACGCCGAGTACACAGTCAACACCAAGGAAGAAACCATTCGAGAGCTGCAGGCTCGTTTGGCGTCGGTTGAAACTCCTGTCGTTCAAGAAGCTGACGTTCCAGCACCTGTCAAGGTATCTTCGTTAGGGGCAGCTAAAAAATCACGAAGAAGTAAAGGTGGTCGTGCCGCTAACGAACCCAAAAGCCCATCGACTGAGGTAACCCCTAGCGCTTCTGAATCTGAAATCGCAACATTGAATGCGAAAATCAATGCtttggaagaagaaattgtCTCACTCAACCAACAGACAGCCCGCCTTGCAATTCTGGAAAACCAGATAACTACTTTCGAAGAGCAGCTTGCTGTTAGCGAGCAAGACAAACGTACTTTGCAAAAAAGGGTTGATCTGTTACTGTCAGAACTTGACACGACCGAAAATAAAGGTACGATTGCTTTCTCAATTCgaagctttttccagataaaTTCATTCTCACATTTCAGTTGTTTCAGGTGAACTGGAAAATTTACAGGGAGTTCTCCAGTTGAAAGAAGACGAGTGTGCTCAACTATTGGCTAAAGTTGCAGACATTCAGGCCGAAAAGAACGAGATAAATCAGCGACTAGAAGAGGCCGATGGTGAACTATTCAAACTTCGAGCACAGCATCGAGACACCCAGTACATTCTGAGCAATAAGGATGAAAGCATCAGTGAATTGGAGCGTCAAGTAGAATCCAGTCGTGATGAAGTGGATCATCTGAAGGAAGTGATAGCAGGATTGGAACGAAAACTTGAATCGAAGGAGTCAgtcgaagaggaagaagagaaatcAATTTCCAACACGGTCATTCATCTCCAAGAAGCTTTGCGACAAACCCGGGAGGAGCTGTCCAGCTTTGAAACGGAATTAACAAACAGATCCGAGGCTGTTCAGAGGTTGGAGAAGTCTTGCTCTTCGTTGACCAAAGAGGCTACAGAAAGAAATGCAGAAATCCAGCGTCTCAAAGAAGATTTGCAGGATGCTGAAATACTTTTAGCAGAGAAAGATGGCAAATTGAAAAGTGTACAGGATGAGCTGAACCGAATGAAGATCACTGCAGATGAACACAGTTCTTTAGCGATGCTGGAAACAGAACTGAATGATTCGCAAGTGGAGCGAGAACTCATGCGAAACGATTTGGAAACACGTTGCACTCAACTAAACGAGTGCAAGCTATACAGTGTCAAAATCGAGACTCAACTTGAAGAGGCCCGAGCCAGAGAAGCGGAACTGCTGGGCCAAATTGAAGCTGCCAATACCCAGAAAACAGCTGCCGAAGAGAAAGTCACACAGTTGAGcgaaaaattcaagaaactgGCGGCTAACTATAAGCAAAAATTACAAGTGATCCAGCAACTGGAAGCTAAACTGGAAAAATTGAGAAAGGCTACCGAGGGTGATGGCGGTGAACCGCAATTGCTTCAAGTACGCCTCGTGGAGTCTGAGAGTGAAATTGTCGTATTGAAAGAGCAGTTGAGTAAACTGAAAGACACTGCCGAACAGTTGACACAAGCTAGACAGACGTTAAGCCAAACAGAGCAACAACTCCAGAATGCACAGGAAGCGGCTCAACAAGTTGGAGAGGAGAACAAGAAGCTTCTTGATCAGCTGGATGACTACAAAGACTTGGGTAATCAGTTAGAACAAGCTCGGCTGGCTCTCAGTCAGAGTGAAGAGCATTTACATTCCTTGCAAGCGGATGTGAAACTATTGACGGAGGAAAACAGTAACCTTCAAGTGCGGGTCAGTTCCATTAGCAATGAATTGCAGTTCAGCAAATTGGAAGCTCAAGAATCGATGGAAGAGAACCAAAAACTGTTGGAAGAAATAAATCAATTGAAAGCTGTGACTGGGCAGTCCAATCAGTACCAAGAAGGCTTGCAACGCGCCGAAAATGAATTGGAAGCAGTGCGTGGCCATCTGCAACAGTCCCGAGAAGAAAACCAGAAGCTTGTTGATCGGCTCGCAGAAATAGAACAAGTCAATAATCAACTGGAGGAGATGAAGCTTGCATTAGATCGGGCGCATGATGATTTGTCAAGTTGCCAGAATGAATTGCAGAACGCTCGAGAAGAGTCCCAGCAAATGAACGATGAAAGCCGGAAAATAATGGAGCAGCTAGAACGAGCATCTGAACGAATTTTCCAACTTGAACAGCTGTCCAACGAATCCGAATTTAGAGCTCGCGAAACTGATGATCGACTTCAGAATTTGACGGCAGAACATTCCAATATTGTTGGCCAGTTGCAACATGAACTAGCCGTTGCTCGCGATCAGTTGCAATCCATCTCTTCCAGTTACGGAGATCAAGGATTAGTTCAAAGAAGTTTAGAGGATCGCATTGAAGCAGCCGAAAATGAAGCCTCTGATTTGCGCTTGAAACTTAATGAAGTTTCAAGTGCCAAACATAATTTGCTGGAAGAAACTGAAGGACTACGTCGCCGTATCGAAGAGTTGCAAGGTGAAGTGAACTCTGCTGTAGAGTCTTCTGCCACGCTGCACAATCAGTTGGCGCATCTGTGGGAAGAGAAGCAAAGTGTCATCAATCATAACGCTCACTTAGTAGACGAATTGAATAAACTCAAGTGTCAGCAGGACGAACAGTCCGGCACGCAGTCCGTTGCCCTGGAGAAAGAAATCCAAGAGCTTCGCGATCAGTTAGCTGCGACGCAATGGGACCTCGATACCAAGACCAACGAACTCTCATCCGCGCAGCAAGTGCGAGAGCAACTATCAGCCGTGCAGCGGGAACTGGACACGAAAGTGAGTGAACTGTCCGCCATTCAGCAACAACGAGAGGCCGACATTGAGCGAATTGCCCAGTTGGAAAAGCAATGTTCTGATACTAGTGCTTGGATTGAAGCTAACATGGAGGATGTGTCTACTCTCAAATCGCGTATTCAGGAGCTAGAGAACCAATTGGCTGATTTGAATAGCCAATATGGAGGTCTTTACTCAACGTACGGATCGAAATTGTTCGAGATGACGGCCTTGGAAAATCAATTGGCTGATGCCAATTTGAAGGTGACAGATTTGTCTGAAGAATTGGCTCGTCACCAATCATCCGTGGATGAGCTAACAGCCAAGAACAGCGCCATGGAACGAGATGTTGGCGCAATCCATGCCCTCCGTGAACAGCTGACAGATTTGGAAAAGACTAACGCCAACCTTCAGGATGAAGTCTCTCGTTTGAAAGAACGTGCCAGTGAAATCGACAACATTCAGAGCCGAATGGAGGGGCTCACGCAAGAAAGAGACGAAATCCGAAAAACAAACGATTCCTTACAAGTGACTATCGAACAGAAAACGGAGTgtcttaataaaaaagaagttgaaaTAGCTGAACTTCAAAGACAGATCGATGATTTCCAATCGGTTTCTGCAGGATTTGCCGAAGAACGAAATCGTTTAACGGAAGAACTCCGTTTGAAAGAGTCTGAACTAGAGGAATTAAAGCAACAACTTGCTGGATTACAAGATCGTGTCAATGAATTGCAAAAGAGTACGTCTGATGTCCATGAAATCGGTTTGCTTCGCATGAATCTGGCGGATTTGTCAGCTGAACGTGACGACCTGAATTATCAAATAGAAGATGTCCAGGCTCAGTGTTCTGATTTGGAAACCAAACTCGGCGAAGCTGAAGAGGTCCGCTCGATTTTGGAAACGACAGTCTCCTATTTGGAGACTAAAGTGAGTGAGCTGCAGGCCGAAGTGGCCGCTGCCAACGCTGCGAGAGAAGAAGACCAAAGCTCAAGCGCATCCCAGCTGACTGCATTGACCAAAGAAAGAGACGCATTGGCAGAGCGTCTGTCCAGCGTTCAATCGGAAAATCAAGAACTGAACTCTCTTCGATTGACGCTAGACGAAGCCGAGCGGATGTTAAAAGAATCAGACTCGTCTCTGAGTAGTGCCCGTCAATCACACGCTGATGCTTTATCACGCGCGGAAGAAATGGAGAGGCAGTTGGCCGACTCTCTGCGGTGCCTTTCAGAAGAGCAGCAGAAACATCGACTCGTCCGAGATGAACTGGAAGAATTGTCGGAACAAACGGCACAAGCTACTCAGGTGCGCTCAGACTTGCAGGAACAGGTGTCTCAACTTCAAAGTGAATTGACCAGGGTGGAGGCTGTTGCCGCCATGTGTAACCAATACAAGGTAATCCGTTATTAAATAACAGATCAATGttaagttttattttaaatacgTTTAGGCTGAAGCGGAAGAATTTACCCGACTCCGGAATCAAATCGATGAATGGAAACAGCAAGCAGAAGAGGTTTCACAGCTTCGTCTTAAGTTATTCGATGCTATTTCGGAAAAAGACGATTTGGAAGCAAGCGTGCAAGCTCTCGAAGAAGAATTAGCAACTGTCCAAAACGATCTTGCATCTATGCGGATGCAATTGGAAGCTAAAAATGATTCATCAACAGAGTTGGCGACTGTACAAGGTGAACTGGCGATTGTACAAGGCGAACTCGCTAGTGTTCGAAATGAACTGGACGAAGTCAATCGAATGTCATCCGACAACTCGCTGGCCGTTCAAGTCCAGCTGGATGCAGTGAGAACAGAACTTGAGTCAAGCCGTCAATCCTCAGCTGAGCTTACTAGTGTGAAGAAGAAACTGGAGGCAAATCTTAGCTCGGCATCAGCAGAACTGGATTCTCTCCGTGGCGAGCTGGAATCCGGTCGAGTGTCTACGTTCGAGTTGAATGCTCGATGTGCCGACCTCGACATGGAACGCAATTTGTTGATGGAAAAGTGTATGGAGCTGAAGGACGCCCAACATGCACTCGAATCCAAATGCGCCGGTTTGGAACAACTTCGAGCGGACGCAATTGCTGAAAATGAACGTCTTCAATCAGAGCTTTCCAAATCGGCAAGCAGTTCCAGTCAACTGACCGAATCCAGTCTATCAGAGCTTGCCCAGTTAAGAGTAGCCATGATGAACTTGACGTACGAACGAGAAGAGTTGGAAGAAAAGTTGGCCGAAGCAGAGGAGAAATTGGTTGAGCTGACATCTTTGCGCATCACGAACTCAGAGTTGAGCATGGAACTCGAGGAGGCACAAGCTCGGATTCAAGTCATAGAAGAAGAGCGGGACACGGAGGTGAGCGAAGTCAAGAGGCAGCTGACGGAAACGGTTATCAAGTTAAGCCAACAGGAAGAACGGATTGACCGCGTTTCTATCGAGCGAGATCAGTTGCAACAAACCGTCAGCCGGTTGGGCGAATCCACAGTGAGATGCGAAAAAGCGGAAATGGAAACGCAAGAGAAAACGGAAGGGGGCGATGAAtcggagctgttgaaaaagaTTGCTGGATTAGAAAGTGAATTGCACGAAGCCAAAATCAAAGCGGCTAAGTCTCTGCGTCAAGTCAAGTTGTTACGAACCGAACTGGCcaaagagaaagaagctgCTGCAGCTGCGGCGTCTGCCCGACAAGGTGGTGGAGATGATTATTTCAACTTTGCTGTCGAAGAGGAACTCCGAAAACAGGTAACCTATTGTATGAGTTTTGAAAATGCGGTGTCCTATATTTTGTGAAATTGCAGTTAAACGAAGCTGAGAAAGCAACAAGTGAAAAGGTCAAGGAAATCGAGCGACTGTTGATGAGAATCGATACTCTTGAAGGTGCCAATGAGCGTTTCATGCAGGCGAAAGAGCGTCAAGACAATGAAATGGCAATGGTTCAGCAACGCAATCGTGAACTCTTGTCGCAGGTTCGTTAGAAATAATAACaattattaattataatagaattattaaatttataATTGAATACAAACCTTGTGTCTTCTGTTGTAGATGGCATCGATGGAATGGGACAATCCGGAAGCATCTGCTAAAGAACGGGCTCCTGAAGAAGTTAACCTTGCAACCAAGGAGACTGTTGAAACTACCTCGGAGCAGATTGCCGCATTGGAATCTACCATTAGTCAGCTGACGGATGATAACGAAAACTATCAGGATATGCTCGATGAGCTAAAGGCCGACCGACAGGCCGCCGAAGCTGAGCTCAAAGAACGGATAGCCGCGCTGGAAGCTGACATCACCGAAAAATCGAGACTTTTGGACGAGATCAGTCAGGAAGTGGAGAACAAGGATCGGCTCTTGTCAGATGCTTACGAAAGTGTCAGTCAGTTGCGCAAACAAGTGATGCAACTGTCTGAGACCGGAGGCGGAGGAGGAGATTCTGCCGGAATGTTGGAAGAATTGAGACGGGAAAATGAGAATCTCGTCGATATGATCCGGCAATTGTCAACTACTGGAACGCTAGACGCCGCCACTGTTCAGCGCCTCAAGGACGAAATCGAGCAAGTGTCGGTAGAAGATGGCGATCGGTTCCAGCAGTCCAGCGATCTCAGCGATGGCGCCATTGACTGGCACAGGGGATTCAATGAACTCCAAATCGAAGTTGAATACCTCCGTTCGCAGAATGTCTCTCTTTTGAATCGGCTAGAAGAAGCCGGGCTGGTGTGGGACGAAGGTGTAGATTTCTCGGGTGAGGACAACGATCGCGTAGAAATGTTGCGTTTGCAACTGGACAGCGCCATTCGCAACGTACACGAACGAGATATGCGTTGCCAGGAACTCACCTGGGAAATAACGAAGGTACTTTTGCATTTCTAACTTTTTAAGAGTCGTCAAATTAATTCTTTTTACATCTCTTTAGTTGCTGGAAGAGCGTGACACGCTACAGTTACGGCTGTCTAATTCATTGCGACAGAATCACGAAATGCAGCAGGAATTGAAAGACTTTTCGGCAACCGCCAGTGGAGCTAGCCCCATTGGAGATATTACCGCCAAGCTACGCGAGTTGAAACAACTCAACTATTCTTTAGACGTCCAGTTGCGGCGGGAACAGGAAGAACGACAGACCATCGAGCGTCAGTTAATGGCGTTGTATGGAACTCGAGGCGGAAGTACCAGTCCCATTTATGCTAATGGTGCTCGAAGATCGACCGTTCGACAATCGAATGACGATGATGGATCCGAGTTCGACATGAATAATTGTAAgttgttctttctttcacATGTTGTTATCTTTGGTATTCTAGGTGGAGTGTTCTATAatatttgttttctatttaacAGCCCACGAAGTCTCCGGCACTGGTCAGGTGTTGTCTGAATGGCTTAAAGGAAAAGAGTAGGTTTATAATCCATCTTCTCGGGTTTAGTTCTGACTTTCATGATTTAAATTTCTAATAGATCGACTGATGTCCAAcatgtttgattttttcctgCACGTCCGATTTATTGACCAGAATGACAAATCGACTGTCAGCGTTGAATTAGCGATGGGCGTCGGAGGCTTCGAAATTGTACACAGCAAAGATTTAATTATTTTGTGGTCTGGATCGCTATATGCTATAAAGATGCCTTATATTATATGAAAGGGACATGGGTTGTGCATTTTACTATTTCATTTAGTGAATAATgtcagattttctttttgttctcttCTGTCTTTTTCGATTTGTCATCCTCCATCGCTGCACGGCCCTATTacgaaacgaaaaataaaagaaataactGATACACGTCTAACAcgctttcatttttattcatttgtgcCATTGCGTTAAAAATGTTGTTTAAGTTCATGGCTTCTCATATGCTTGATGTGTAGCTTCATATGTGGGCAAGTTGACATCcgtcgatagctcagttggtagagcggtggactgtagaattaaacaaacaaagcaaGCAGGTGTGCTTGTGGGagatatccataggtcgctggttcaactccggctcgacggaaaatttttttcggtcaggtattattttttgtgtgcatTGCTTTTAGCATTTTGTTTcctaaattattttcataGAGAACTAAGACATTAACtgtaattaatttaataaacaaGGCAATGCTCTTGAATGACTTATCCTCTCTATTTCACTTCAAATTGAATATTAGTCAACAAATGGAATAGCAGAGAAAATATTGTAAACTGAAAGGATGGGCAAGAAATGAGTGACGTCATATAACTTTCTTTTACGACGtgcattaaaataaaaattagtgGGGTTATCGGGGTGGAGTATTAGCTG
Proteins encoded in this region:
- the LOC116920184 gene encoding golgin subfamily B member 1 isoform X3 — encoded protein: MDEQKSGAAVNGAKGSAGSRQNDPEAKVNKTLLLKMQIEENRMRMQQREKEISNSKKNLEQLFTQLDRSCSGVSLNLSTDVEDVRDSKIASLESSLSALKSEKRELDLRLLSLETIQEAKENLELEMSELRASHDHISIENNILQAKVQNFHALEDENDELKLTLDRLAYENSGLKEDLEARDGTISSLEAKLSRLNHDLEEINSQITSMVPYTLIEDLQQQINQLANERDILKSDCEALQSKLNERMVAAFVASAPEVPEVPEVKVSSLGAKKKPRGRRSKGDNQPAADESKSEDTSLAVLESQIALLTAQRDTLEGENTTLKTSILNLENKLGEADTERRTLQQRVELLMAELSAETSGYNNNDVANLQMLLQEKEAEYATLSTKVQSLQTEAEFLESEKREMAERLEKADGELFQLRTQYRDAEYTVNTKEETIRELQARLASVETPVVQEADVPAPVKVSSLGAAKKSRRSKGGRAANEPKSPSTEVTPSASESEIATLNAKINALEEEIVSLNQQTARLAILENQITTFEEQLAVSEQDKRTLQKRVDLLLSELDTTENKVVSGELENLQGVLQLKEDECAQLLAKVADIQAEKNEINQRLEEADGELFKLRAQHRDTQYILSNKDESISELERQVESSRDEVDHLKEVIAGLERKLESKESVEEEEEKSISNTVIHLQEALRQTREELSSFETELTNRSEAVQRLEKSCSSLTKEATERNAEIQRLKEDLQDAEILLAEKDGKLKSVQDELNRMKITADEHSSLAMLETELNDSQVERELMRNDLETRCTQLNECKLYSVKIETQLEEARAREAELLGQIEAANTQKTAAEEKVTQLSEKFKKLAANYKQKLQVIQQLEAKLEKLRKATEGDGGEPQLLQVRLVESESEIVVLKEQLSKLKDTAEQLTQARQTLSQTEQQLQNAQEAAQQVGEENKKLLDQLDDYKDLGNQLEQARLALSQSEEHLHSLQADVKLLTEENSNLQVRVSSISNELQFSKLEAQESMEENQKLLEEINQLKAVTGQSNQYQEGLQRAENELEAVRGHLQQSREENQKLVDRLAEIEQVNNQLEEMKLALDRAHDDLSSCQNELQNAREESQQMNDESRKIMEQLERASERIFQLEQLSNESEFRARETDDRLQNLTAEHSNIVGQLQHELAVARDQLQSISSSYGDQGLVQRSLEDRIEAAENEASDLRLKLNEVSSAKHNLLEETEGLRRRIEELQGEVNSAVESSATLHNQLAHLWEEKQSVINHNAHLVDELNKLKCQQDEQSGTQSVALEKEIQELRDQLAATQWDLDTKTNELSSAQQVREQLSAVQRELDTKVSELSAIQQQREADIERIAQLEKQCSDTSAWIEANMEDVSTLKSRIQELENQLADLNSQYGGLYSTYGSKLFEMTALENQLADANLKVTDLSEELARHQSSVDELTAKNSAMERDVGAIHALREQLTDLEKTNANLQDEVSRLKERASEIDNIQSRMEGLTQERDEIRKTNDSLQVTIEQKTECLNKKEVEIAELQRQIDDFQSVSAGFAEERNRLTEELRLKESELEELKQQLAGLQDRVNELQKSTSDVHEIGLLRMNLADLSAERDDLNYQIEDVQAQCSDLETKLGEAEEVRSILETTVSYLETKVSELQAEVAAANAAREEDQSSSASQLTALTKERDALAERLSSVQSENQELNSLRLTLDEAERMLKESDSSLSSARQSHADALSRAEEMERQLADSLRCLSEEQQKHRLVRDELEELSEQTAQATQVRSDLQEQVSQLQSELTRVEAVAAMCNQYKAEAEEFTRLRNQIDEWKQQAEEVSQLRLKLFDAISEKDDLEASVQALEEELATVQNDLASMRMQLEAKNDSSTELATVQGELAIVQGELASVRNELDEVNRMSSDNSLAVQVQLDAVRTELESSRQSSAELTSVKKKLEANLSSASAELDSLRGELESGRVSTFELNARCADLDMERNLLMEKCMELKDAQHALESKCAGLEQLRADAIAENERLQSELSKSASSSSQLTESSLSELAQLRVAMMNLTYEREELEEKLAEAEEKLVELTSLRITNSELSMELEEAQARIQVIEEERDTEVSEVKRQLTETVIKLSQQEERIDRVSIERDQLQQTVSRLGESTVRCEKAEMETQEKTEGGDESELLKKIAGLESELHEAKIKAAKSLRQVKLLRTELAKEKEAAAAAASARQGGGDDYFNFAVEEELRKQLNEAEKATSEKVKEIERLLMRIDTLEGANERFMQAKERQDNEMAMVQQRNRELLSQMASMEWDNPEASAKERAPEEVNLATKETVETTSEQIAALESTISQLTDDNENYQDMLDELKADRQAAEAELKERIAALEADITEKSRLLDEISQEVENKDRLLSDAYESVSQLRKQVMQLSETGGGGGDSAGMLEELRRENENLVDMIRQLSTTGTLDAATVQRLKDEIEQVSVEDGDRFQQSSDLSDGAIDWHRGFNELQIEVEYLRSQNVSLLNRLEEAGLVWDEGVDFSGEDNDRVEMLRLQLDSAIRNVHERDMRCQELTWEITKLLEEPTSEGKKFKE
- the LOC116920184 gene encoding golgin subfamily B member 1 isoform X1, producing MDEQKSGAAVNGAKGSAGSRQNDPEAKVNKTLLLKMQIEENRMRMQQREKEISNSKKNLEQLFTQLDRSCSGVSLNLSTDVEDVRDSKIASLESSLSALKSEKRELDLRLLSLETIQEAKENLELEMSELRASHDHISIENNILQAKVQNFHALEDENDELKLTLDRLAYENSGLKEDLEARDGTISSLEAKLSRLNHDLEEINSQITSMVPYTLIEDLQQQINQLANERDILKSDCEALQSKLNERMVAAFVASAPEVPEVPEVKVSSLGAKKKPRGRRSKGDNQPAADESKSEDTSLAVLESQIALLTAQRDTLEGENTTLKTSILNLENKLGEADTERRTLQQRVELLMAELSAETSGYNNNDVANLQMLLQEKEAEYATLSTKVQSLQTEAEFLESEKREMAERLEKADGELFQLRTQYRDAEYTVNTKEETIRELQARLASVETPVVQEADVPAPVKVSSLGAAKKSRRSKGGRAANEPKSPSTEVTPSASESEIATLNAKINALEEEIVSLNQQTARLAILENQITTFEEQLAVSEQDKRTLQKRVDLLLSELDTTENKVVSGELENLQGVLQLKEDECAQLLAKVADIQAEKNEINQRLEEADGELFKLRAQHRDTQYILSNKDESISELERQVESSRDEVDHLKEVIAGLERKLESKESVEEEEEKSISNTVIHLQEALRQTREELSSFETELTNRSEAVQRLEKSCSSLTKEATERNAEIQRLKEDLQDAEILLAEKDGKLKSVQDELNRMKITADEHSSLAMLETELNDSQVERELMRNDLETRCTQLNECKLYSVKIETQLEEARAREAELLGQIEAANTQKTAAEEKVTQLSEKFKKLAANYKQKLQVIQQLEAKLEKLRKATEGDGGEPQLLQVRLVESESEIVVLKEQLSKLKDTAEQLTQARQTLSQTEQQLQNAQEAAQQVGEENKKLLDQLDDYKDLGNQLEQARLALSQSEEHLHSLQADVKLLTEENSNLQVRVSSISNELQFSKLEAQESMEENQKLLEEINQLKAVTGQSNQYQEGLQRAENELEAVRGHLQQSREENQKLVDRLAEIEQVNNQLEEMKLALDRAHDDLSSCQNELQNAREESQQMNDESRKIMEQLERASERIFQLEQLSNESEFRARETDDRLQNLTAEHSNIVGQLQHELAVARDQLQSISSSYGDQGLVQRSLEDRIEAAENEASDLRLKLNEVSSAKHNLLEETEGLRRRIEELQGEVNSAVESSATLHNQLAHLWEEKQSVINHNAHLVDELNKLKCQQDEQSGTQSVALEKEIQELRDQLAATQWDLDTKTNELSSAQQVREQLSAVQRELDTKVSELSAIQQQREADIERIAQLEKQCSDTSAWIEANMEDVSTLKSRIQELENQLADLNSQYGGLYSTYGSKLFEMTALENQLADANLKVTDLSEELARHQSSVDELTAKNSAMERDVGAIHALREQLTDLEKTNANLQDEVSRLKERASEIDNIQSRMEGLTQERDEIRKTNDSLQVTIEQKTECLNKKEVEIAELQRQIDDFQSVSAGFAEERNRLTEELRLKESELEELKQQLAGLQDRVNELQKSTSDVHEIGLLRMNLADLSAERDDLNYQIEDVQAQCSDLETKLGEAEEVRSILETTVSYLETKVSELQAEVAAANAAREEDQSSSASQLTALTKERDALAERLSSVQSENQELNSLRLTLDEAERMLKESDSSLSSARQSHADALSRAEEMERQLADSLRCLSEEQQKHRLVRDELEELSEQTAQATQVRSDLQEQVSQLQSELTRVEAVAAMCNQYKAEAEEFTRLRNQIDEWKQQAEEVSQLRLKLFDAISEKDDLEASVQALEEELATVQNDLASMRMQLEAKNDSSTELATVQGELAIVQGELASVRNELDEVNRMSSDNSLAVQVQLDAVRTELESSRQSSAELTSVKKKLEANLSSASAELDSLRGELESGRVSTFELNARCADLDMERNLLMEKCMELKDAQHALESKCAGLEQLRADAIAENERLQSELSKSASSSSQLTESSLSELAQLRVAMMNLTYEREELEEKLAEAEEKLVELTSLRITNSELSMELEEAQARIQVIEEERDTEVSEVKRQLTETVIKLSQQEERIDRVSIERDQLQQTVSRLGESTVRCEKAEMETQEKTEGGDESELLKKIAGLESELHEAKIKAAKSLRQVKLLRTELAKEKEAAAAAASARQGGGDDYFNFAVEEELRKQLNEAEKATSEKVKEIERLLMRIDTLEGANERFMQAKERQDNEMAMVQQRNRELLSQMASMEWDNPEASAKERAPEEVNLATKETVETTSEQIAALESTISQLTDDNENYQDMLDELKADRQAAEAELKERIAALEADITEKSRLLDEISQEVENKDRLLSDAYESVSQLRKQVMQLSETGGGGGDSAGMLEELRRENENLVDMIRQLSTTGTLDAATVQRLKDEIEQVSVEDGDRFQQSSDLSDGAIDWHRGFNELQIEVEYLRSQNVSLLNRLEEAGLVWDEGVDFSGEDNDRVEMLRLQLDSAIRNVHERDMRCQELTWEITKLLEERDTLQLRLSNSLRQNHEMQQELKDFSATASGASPIGDITAKLRELKQLNYSLDVQLRREQEERQTIERQLMALYGTRGGSTSPIYANGARRSTVRQSNDDDGSEFDMNNSHEVSGTGQVLSEWLKGKESTDVQHV